The following coding sequences are from one bacterium window:
- a CDS encoding sigma-54-dependent Fis family transcriptional regulator — protein SWTLDAVQAAGGLVAARQQFEKDQIAAALAATDGNVSAAARLLNIDRTNLHKKIQAFGLGEKPEGS, from the coding sequence CGAGCTGGACCCTCGACGCGGTCCAGGCGGCCGGCGGTCTCGTGGCGGCCCGCCAGCAGTTCGAGAAGGACCAGATCGCCGCCGCCCTCGCCGCCACCGATGGCAACGTCTCGGCGGCCGCCCGGCTGCTGAACATCGACCGCACCAATCTGCACAAGAAGATCCAGGCCTTCGGGCTGGGCGAGAAGCCGGAGGGGTCGTGA